A region of Sulfurovum sp. DNA encodes the following proteins:
- the ilvN gene encoding acetolactate synthase small subunit has translation MTNNATNEKRVISVIVMNESSVLSRITSMFAARGYNIESLTVAPIPESDMSHMTIETRGNAKVMEQITKQLHKLISVYKVIEHEEMIEKEMVLAKFPIAENLADISVLASAYNGGVVNVGKDMIIVMVADEPKRIKYFIEAAQRYNPCEVVRGGVVAIER, from the coding sequence ATGACAAACAATGCAACGAATGAAAAACGTGTTATCTCTGTTATTGTCATGAATGAGAGCTCTGTACTCTCCCGAATTACCTCTATGTTTGCTGCACGTGGTTACAATATTGAATCTTTGACTGTTGCTCCTATCCCTGAGAGTGATATGTCGCATATGACTATTGAAACTAGAGGGAATGCGAAAGTAATGGAGCAGATTACAAAGCAATTACATAAGCTCATTTCTGTCTATAAGGTTATTGAACATGAAGAGATGATCGAGAAGGAGATGGTGCTAGCTAAGTTCCCTATTGCTGAAAACTTAGCAGATATTTCTGTACTTGCATCGGCCTACAATGGTGGTGTAGTGAATGTTGGTAAAGATATGATTATCGTTATGGTAGCAGATGAGCCCAAGCGTATTAAATACTTTATTGAGGCAGCACAGCGTTACAATCCATGTGAGGTAGTACGTGGTGGCGTGGTGGCGATCGAAAGATAA
- a CDS encoding TetR family transcriptional regulator C-terminal domain-containing protein, which produces MKYYLEQALKRYWVKPLERSEEPIETLIQQIKLYQNMFLDPKNFLDLKHGCPLSNFILDMSDKDPLFFEYLKGVYVRWEKAIEQALDKAKELQQTKTDFNSKHQAVFIMSSLEGTIGCTKAFNDIKILKKGISVLKEHIGQL; this is translated from the coding sequence ATGAAATATTATTTAGAACAAGCTCTAAAGCGTTATTGGGTAAAACCATTGGAGAGGAGTGAAGAACCCATAGAGACACTCATCCAACAAATAAAACTATATCAAAATATGTTTTTAGATCCTAAAAATTTTTTAGATTTAAAACATGGTTGTCCATTGAGTAATTTTATTTTAGATATGAGTGATAAGGATCCATTGTTTTTTGAGTATCTTAAAGGTGTCTATGTAAGATGGGAAAAAGCGATAGAACAAGCACTAGATAAAGCAAAAGAGCTACAGCAGACAAAAACAGATTTCAATTCTAAACATCAAGCAGTTTTTATTATGTCATCCTTAGAGGGGACAATTGGGTGCACAAAAGCATTTAATGATATCAAAATACTGAAAAAGGGAATATCGGTATTAAAAGAGCATATAGGTCAACTTTAG
- a CDS encoding glucosaminidase domain-containing protein translates to MSVQEKKKRFFTLLVPPIEYIHKLLQKQYLKVKKDLQNHTNQKKIVALKKKYGVKTDKELLVAIKPHPMSITLAQAAIESAWGTSRFFCKANNIFGVWSTSSKKKRIAALQKRGKKTIWVRKFDNLNEAIRQYYFMLSSSSRYKIFKKMNYEDKPATEIIKGLKYYSERGNAYIKEIRSVIRHNKLTKYDK, encoded by the coding sequence ATGAGTGTCCAAGAGAAGAAAAAACGATTTTTTACTCTTTTGGTTCCACCCATTGAATACATCCATAAATTACTACAAAAACAGTACCTTAAAGTAAAAAAAGATTTGCAAAACCATACAAATCAAAAAAAAATTGTAGCCCTAAAAAAGAAATATGGAGTCAAAACAGATAAGGAGCTTCTTGTTGCTATCAAGCCACATCCTATGAGCATAACCCTAGCACAAGCTGCCATAGAGAGTGCATGGGGCACATCTCGATTTTTTTGTAAAGCTAATAATATCTTTGGCGTCTGGAGTACAAGTTCGAAAAAAAAGAGAATTGCAGCATTGCAAAAACGTGGAAAAAAAACAATTTGGGTAAGAAAGTTTGATAACCTCAATGAAGCAATCAGACAGTATTACTTTATGCTCTCATCTTCATCACGCTATAAAATATTTAAAAAAATGAACTACGAAGATAAGCCTGCTACCGAAATCATAAAAGGTTTAAAATACTATTCTGAAAGGGGTAATGCTTATATAAAAGAGATTCGTAGTGTGATTCGTCACAATAAGCTTACGAAATATGACAAATAA
- a CDS encoding phosphatase, which yields MIAIDLGSNTLRVLEYDCVRKCSTAQFEKIVKTADKLALTGVIDHTAIERVICAIKEAQEQIDFDSQEIVAVTTEAVRQAKNSNSTLLHIAEETGVKFCVISGNEEARLTLLAAQERLKKLQYNTASFALIDIGGGSTEIIFSCAKGYMSRSFPVGIVTIAQQYGDLDKICQALPDKMLDMQIFCNETFATRGEIDTFVATAGTPTTVAAMKLGQTYATYDATQINGVSLKKEELDFYLEKLLSMSFEEREETVGTGRSDLIVAGILIFKQLYAILKSDICIVIDDGLREGVALDACMKQASVTM from the coding sequence TTGATTGCGATAGACTTGGGTTCCAATACACTACGAGTATTGGAATATGATTGTGTTCGTAAGTGTTCCACTGCACAGTTTGAGAAGATTGTCAAGACAGCAGATAAGTTGGCTTTAACAGGAGTAATTGACCATACTGCAATAGAGAGGGTAATCTGTGCTATTAAGGAGGCACAGGAGCAGATTGATTTTGATAGTCAAGAGATTGTTGCAGTGACTACCGAGGCAGTGAGGCAAGCTAAAAATAGTAATAGTACACTTTTGCATATTGCAGAAGAGACAGGAGTAAAGTTTTGTGTTATAAGTGGCAATGAAGAGGCACGTCTTACCCTGCTTGCAGCACAAGAACGCCTTAAAAAACTACAGTACAACACAGCATCTTTTGCATTGATCGATATTGGAGGAGGTTCAACGGAGATTATTTTTAGTTGTGCAAAGGGGTACATGAGTCGTAGCTTCCCTGTGGGTATTGTGACTATTGCACAACAGTATGGTGACCTTGATAAGATATGTCAAGCACTGCCTGACAAAATGCTTGACATGCAGATATTCTGTAATGAAACTTTTGCAACAAGGGGAGAAATTGATACTTTTGTGGCAACGGCAGGTACGCCAACAACAGTGGCAGCAATGAAACTAGGACAGACATATGCAACCTATGATGCAACTCAGATTAATGGGGTTTCACTCAAAAAAGAGGAACTAGATTTCTATCTTGAAAAGTTACTCTCTATGTCTTTTGAGGAGAGAGAAGAGACTGTAGGAACAGGGAGAAGTGATTTAATTGTTGCGGGTATTCTTATTTTTAAACAGCTCTACGCAATCCTTAAAAGTGATATTTGTATTGTGATTGATGATGGCTTGCGTGAAGGGGTAGCACTTGACGCATGCATGAAGCAAGCAAGTGTTACTATGTGA
- the ilvA gene encoding threonine ammonia-lyase encodes MTLNLKKVKTAYARLENVVHHTPFSLAPILSEISGYEVYLKKENLQRTGAFKLRGAFNKIATLVERDEKGGVVTASAGNHAQGVAFAANYFSIEATIVMPESTPLTKVQGVKAFGANVILQGSNYDEAYAYAVQYGKKKGYNFVHPFTDEEVMAGQGTIALEMLEEQPDLDAIVVPVGGGGLIAGMAVVAKEIKPDIKIIAVSAQGAPAMRNSYEAKKPIDTILVRTIADGIAVRDTSPATLEYILQLVDCFEGVCEDEIASAILFLLERQKVLVEGAGVVGVAALLHNKLNLPRGSKVGIVLSGGNIDVTMLSLIIEKGLMKSARKMKLIVTLMDKPGALQHFTKILTEVGANIVQIGYDRTSINLEFGDAHVSVALETKGKEHQESIRQCLKENGFVFREEQ; translated from the coding sequence ATGACGTTAAATTTAAAAAAGGTTAAGACAGCATATGCGAGGTTGGAGAATGTGGTACATCATACCCCATTCTCATTAGCACCTATACTCAGTGAGATAAGTGGGTATGAGGTGTATTTAAAAAAAGAGAATCTTCAAAGAACAGGTGCATTCAAACTTAGAGGAGCTTTCAATAAGATTGCAACACTTGTCGAGAGAGATGAAAAGGGTGGTGTCGTAACTGCTAGTGCAGGCAATCATGCACAAGGAGTGGCATTTGCTGCAAACTATTTTAGTATTGAGGCAACCATTGTTATGCCTGAGTCTACACCACTTACTAAAGTACAAGGGGTTAAAGCATTTGGTGCTAATGTTATTTTGCAAGGAAGCAACTATGATGAAGCCTATGCCTATGCTGTACAATATGGTAAGAAAAAAGGGTATAATTTTGTTCATCCTTTTACTGATGAAGAGGTAATGGCAGGACAGGGTACAATTGCACTAGAGATGCTTGAAGAGCAACCTGACCTTGATGCAATAGTCGTTCCTGTTGGTGGTGGTGGACTCATAGCAGGTATGGCAGTCGTAGCCAAGGAGATTAAGCCCGACATTAAGATCATTGCTGTTTCTGCGCAAGGTGCACCAGCCATGCGAAATTCCTATGAAGCCAAAAAACCCATAGACACTATTTTGGTACGTACAATTGCCGATGGAATTGCTGTACGCGATACTTCTCCTGCTACTTTAGAGTATATTTTACAACTTGTTGATTGTTTCGAGGGGGTGTGTGAAGATGAGATTGCTTCAGCTATTCTCTTTTTGCTTGAGCGTCAAAAAGTACTTGTAGAGGGTGCAGGTGTTGTAGGTGTGGCAGCACTGTTACACAATAAACTTAATCTTCCTAGGGGCAGTAAAGTAGGCATTGTACTTAGTGGTGGAAATATTGATGTGACGATGCTCTCACTTATTATTGAGAAAGGTCTTATGAAATCTGCACGGAAAATGAAGCTTATTGTGACACTCATGGATAAGCCTGGTGCACTCCAACATTTTACCAAAATATTGACTGAAGTAGGGGCAAATATTGTACAGATTGGCTATGATCGTACCTCTATTAACCTTGAGTTTGGTGATGCCCATGTAAGTGTGGCATTGGAGACTAAAGGAAAAGAGCATCAAGAATCAATACGTCAGTGTCTCAAAGAGAATGGATTTGTTTTCAGGGAAGAACAGTGA
- a CDS encoding acetolactate synthase large subunit has protein sequence MQMSGAQMVCEAIIAEGIKIVFGYPGGAIMHVYDEIYKQNGFEHILTRHEQAAVHAADGYARATGEVGVAMVTSGPGFTNAVTGLATAYMDSIPLVVISGQVPLSLIGTDGFQEIDAVGISRPCTKHNFLVRSLEELPRTLKEAFYLARSGRPGPILVDIPKDITVEIGSFSYPDSVSIPSYKPTYKGNNRQIEKATEAIKKAKKPLFYIGGGVVLSNAYQLVRELVEKTQIPVVETLMARGVMGAKNPLLLGMLGMHGNYASNMAMSETDLVISLGARFDDRVTGKLSEFAKYADIIHVDIDPANIAKLVDVDYPIVGDISAVLQKMLPLLDNINTDRYQTWREILKRYDELHPQSYVDSDEVIKPQWAIERLGELVGEDAIITSDVGQHQMWAAQHYPFDRPRQWINSGGLGTMGFGFPAAIGAKKAYPKKTVINITGDGSILMNMQELVTAAEYKIPVINIILNNHFLGMVRQWQTFFYEKRYSETDLTFQPNWKALAEACGGIGYDVTTKKGFDAAVKDAIKQNKVCFMNVAVNRFENVLPMVPSGGALFNMMLPPKTEIGEE, from the coding sequence ATGCAAATGAGTGGTGCACAAATGGTGTGTGAAGCAATTATTGCTGAGGGTATTAAAATAGTTTTTGGATACCCCGGTGGTGCAATCATGCATGTTTATGATGAGATATATAAGCAGAATGGGTTTGAGCATATTTTAACCCGACATGAGCAAGCTGCAGTACATGCAGCAGATGGTTATGCTAGGGCGACAGGGGAAGTGGGGGTAGCCATGGTTACTTCTGGGCCAGGGTTTACTAATGCAGTAACTGGGTTAGCAACGGCTTATATGGATTCTATTCCTTTGGTTGTTATTTCAGGGCAGGTACCACTTTCATTAATTGGTACAGATGGTTTTCAGGAAATTGATGCAGTAGGGATTTCTCGTCCGTGTACCAAGCACAATTTTCTAGTACGTTCACTCGAAGAGTTGCCCCGTACCCTTAAGGAGGCATTCTATCTTGCAAGAAGTGGTAGACCTGGACCAATTCTTGTGGATATTCCAAAAGATATTACCGTTGAAATTGGGAGTTTTAGTTACCCAGACTCTGTAAGTATTCCAAGTTACAAGCCAACTTATAAAGGAAATAATCGTCAGATTGAAAAGGCAACCGAGGCAATTAAAAAGGCAAAAAAGCCATTGTTTTATATTGGTGGAGGGGTTGTTCTTTCTAATGCTTATCAATTGGTAAGAGAGTTAGTAGAAAAGACACAGATTCCTGTGGTTGAAACCTTAATGGCACGCGGTGTTATGGGTGCAAAAAACCCATTACTTTTAGGAATGCTGGGCATGCATGGGAACTATGCTTCCAATATGGCAATGAGTGAGACGGATTTGGTTATCTCTTTGGGTGCACGATTTGATGATCGTGTTACAGGAAAACTCTCAGAGTTTGCCAAATATGCTGATATTATCCATGTTGATATTGATCCTGCCAATATTGCTAAACTGGTTGATGTAGATTATCCAATTGTTGGTGATATAAGTGCGGTACTTCAAAAAATGTTACCGCTTCTTGATAATATTAATACAGATCGTTATCAGACATGGAGAGAGATACTCAAGCGCTACGATGAGCTTCATCCACAGTCCTATGTTGATTCTGATGAGGTAATTAAACCACAATGGGCAATAGAGCGTCTTGGTGAATTGGTGGGTGAAGATGCTATCATTACATCTGATGTCGGACAACACCAGATGTGGGCAGCACAGCACTATCCATTTGATAGACCACGCCAGTGGATTAACTCTGGTGGCCTAGGAACAATGGGCTTTGGGTTCCCTGCTGCTATTGGTGCAAAGAAAGCATATCCAAAGAAGACAGTTATTAATATTACCGGTGATGGCTCCATCTTGATGAATATGCAGGAGTTGGTAACAGCAGCAGAGTATAAGATACCAGTTATCAATATTATCCTTAATAATCATTTTCTTGGTATGGTACGTCAATGGCAGACTTTCTTTTATGAAAAACGCTACTCTGAGACTGATTTAACTTTCCAGCCTAACTGGAAAGCACTTGCTGAAGCGTGTGGGGGTATTGGGTACGATGTAACAACCAAAAAAGGGTTTGATGCAGCAGTAAAAGATGCTATCAAGCAGAACAAAGTTTGTTTCATGAATGTGGCAGTTAATCGTTTTGAGAATGTACTTCCAATGGTACCTTCAGGTGGTGCACTTTTTAATATGATGTTGCCACCAAAAACTGAAATTGGAGAGGAGTAG
- the cas9 gene encoding type II CRISPR RNA-guided endonuclease Cas9 (Cas9, originally named Csn1, is the large, multifunctional signature protein of type II CRISPR/Cas systems. It is well known even to general audiences because its RNA-guided endonuclease activity has made it a popular tool for custom editing of eukaryotic genomes.): MVKICQNILGLEIGISSISWAVINYCNQNTDHNKIIKSGVRIFTQAEHPKDGSSLALPRRLARGTRRTLKRKRQRMKQIKNLLVDTLGLTKKDLFVDTTDETIYSKKGNIDIWQLRKDAVKCKLSNTEFARVLTHIAKHRGYKSNRKVDEQGDSEGKKVLSAIEYNKTLLTKYETIGQAIYETHKDRNIFRNKKEDYSHSVSREMLLDEITTIFKKQQHFNNHLATDELKDKYIEIAFFQRDFASVDGMVGKCTLEQDKLRAARRTYSAEEFMTLTKLINTKIVMEDGKERGLTQEELEKLISLCKQSENPTYIKMKKAIKIEPTSQFKNVEDYETDKEYKKSLTKITTFKSSFQGYHSLRHVITKALSKTHWHNISQDTRLLDDIGTIFSIHKSDEKIKNALNGLAFTMLNEDETQTVKEALISSISFRGFIHLSLEALEKLLPYLREGKCYDEAMDLAGYKKKSGTQQKFLRALTKEEQSELTSPIVRRAITQTRKVVNALIREYGQFDAIHIALTSEIKKSYKNRKRLEDSQRKKQALEKKAIKSFMGYVGREPKENELLKFMLWEEQDGYCAYSGFMGEKAYIQPKKLITDAKYTKISHILPYSRSFDDSPNNKVLCLAKESQEKKNMTPFEYFNTIDRDWSSYETYIKAMKGIHRVKKSKLLKKNFNQNVEEEFQKQNVYDTTFTAHYIKNFIEENLELTGNTKEKVSAINNTLIKTLRYGWGVDARGEDTYLHYAINAIIAAFATQNEVQKLSIQSAKIEEFGQNKEKSQYFKFTPPVENFEKKVQKCIDEIFVSHMPRRKVTGAAHEETIYSPITFVANRKKENPSILPHSTRKRAVVLNMGKKLAKHSSMPRIDIFQHKDSKKYYVVPLYVSDFVKKALPNKAIVQGKNKNGSPKEWLEMDENYEFKFSLFKGELVEVQTKKTKTKKAKNIVGYFVFAHSATGAIILRSHDNSEKDGFKRSASGSCEMSLGIQNVEYVKKYQVDALGNRHEVKQEPRMAMVTAKRKEHIKAKANVAIGF; this comes from the coding sequence ATGGTAAAAATATGTCAAAATATTTTAGGATTAGAGATAGGAATATCCTCTATAAGCTGGGCAGTGATTAACTACTGTAATCAAAATACGGATCACAATAAAATTATAAAAAGTGGTGTACGCATTTTTACTCAGGCAGAACATCCCAAGGATGGCAGTTCATTGGCACTACCTAGACGTTTAGCAAGAGGAACAAGGCGTACACTAAAACGAAAACGTCAGCGAATGAAGCAGATCAAAAATCTTTTGGTAGACACTTTGGGTTTAACCAAGAAAGATTTATTTGTAGATACGACAGATGAGACAATTTATAGCAAAAAAGGGAATATTGATATTTGGCAACTTAGGAAAGATGCTGTTAAATGTAAATTATCCAATACAGAGTTTGCAAGAGTACTCACACACATAGCAAAGCATAGGGGATATAAATCTAATAGAAAAGTAGATGAACAAGGCGACAGTGAAGGCAAAAAAGTACTCAGTGCCATAGAATACAATAAGACACTTTTAACAAAATATGAAACCATAGGTCAAGCTATTTATGAAACACATAAAGACAGAAACATATTTAGAAACAAAAAGGAAGATTATTCACATAGTGTCTCAAGAGAGATGCTTTTGGATGAGATAACAACAATATTCAAAAAACAGCAACACTTTAACAATCATTTGGCTACAGATGAACTAAAAGACAAATATATAGAGATAGCATTTTTTCAACGTGATTTTGCATCTGTTGATGGCATGGTAGGCAAATGTACACTCGAACAAGATAAATTAAGGGCTGCTAGAAGAACCTATAGTGCAGAAGAGTTTATGACACTTACAAAACTCATTAATACCAAAATTGTCATGGAAGATGGTAAAGAGAGGGGGTTAACACAAGAAGAGCTAGAAAAACTTATATCACTTTGCAAGCAGAGTGAAAATCCTACCTATATTAAAATGAAAAAGGCTATCAAGATAGAACCTACTTCCCAATTTAAAAATGTAGAAGATTACGAGACAGATAAAGAGTACAAGAAAAGTCTTACAAAAATCACAACATTTAAGAGTAGCTTTCAAGGGTACCATAGCTTAAGGCATGTTATCACAAAAGCACTTTCCAAAACACATTGGCATAATATATCACAAGATACTAGATTACTTGATGATATAGGTACAATTTTTTCTATCCACAAGAGTGATGAAAAAATTAAAAATGCTTTAAATGGGCTAGCATTTACGATGCTCAATGAAGATGAGACACAGACTGTTAAAGAGGCACTTATTTCATCCATCAGTTTTAGAGGATTTATTCATTTAAGTCTAGAGGCTTTAGAGAAACTTCTTCCTTACCTAAGGGAAGGTAAATGTTATGATGAAGCTATGGATTTAGCAGGGTACAAAAAAAAGTCTGGTACGCAACAGAAATTCTTACGAGCACTAACCAAAGAAGAACAAAGCGAACTTACCAGTCCCATAGTCAGACGTGCCATCACTCAAACACGAAAAGTGGTTAATGCACTCATCCGAGAGTATGGACAGTTTGATGCTATACATATAGCACTTACAAGTGAAATCAAAAAAAGTTACAAAAACAGAAAAAGGCTAGAAGATTCTCAGAGAAAAAAGCAAGCACTTGAAAAAAAAGCAATAAAAAGTTTTATGGGATATGTTGGAAGAGAGCCAAAAGAGAATGAACTGCTCAAATTTATGCTTTGGGAAGAGCAAGATGGTTACTGTGCCTACAGTGGTTTTATGGGGGAAAAAGCTTATATACAACCTAAAAAACTCATAACAGATGCCAAATATACTAAAATAAGCCATATACTTCCCTATAGTAGAAGTTTTGATGATAGCCCAAACAATAAAGTACTCTGTCTTGCCAAAGAGAGCCAAGAGAAGAAAAATATGACCCCTTTTGAATATTTTAATACTATAGACAGAGACTGGAGTAGCTATGAAACATACATAAAAGCAATGAAAGGTATACATAGGGTCAAAAAAAGTAAGTTACTTAAAAAGAATTTTAATCAAAACGTAGAAGAAGAGTTTCAAAAACAAAATGTATATGATACAACATTTACAGCACACTATATTAAAAACTTTATAGAAGAAAACCTTGAACTTACAGGTAATACAAAAGAAAAGGTTAGTGCAATCAACAATACATTAATTAAGACGCTCAGATATGGATGGGGAGTGGATGCCAGGGGAGAAGATACATATTTGCATTATGCAATTAATGCTATCATCGCTGCTTTTGCTACACAAAATGAAGTACAAAAACTCTCTATACAATCAGCCAAAATAGAGGAATTTGGGCAAAATAAAGAAAAATCACAATATTTTAAGTTTACACCTCCTGTAGAGAACTTTGAAAAAAAAGTACAAAAGTGTATAGATGAGATATTTGTCTCTCATATGCCTAGACGAAAAGTAACAGGTGCAGCACACGAGGAGACAATCTATAGCCCTATTACCTTTGTAGCCAATCGAAAAAAAGAGAACCCATCTATCTTGCCACACAGTACAAGAAAAAGGGCTGTAGTGCTAAATATGGGTAAAAAGTTAGCCAAGCATAGCTCTATGCCTAGGATAGATATATTTCAACATAAAGATAGTAAAAAATACTATGTTGTGCCCCTGTATGTCTCTGATTTTGTAAAGAAAGCATTGCCAAATAAAGCCATCGTGCAAGGTAAAAACAAAAATGGTTCTCCCAAAGAGTGGTTGGAGATGGATGAAAATTATGAATTTAAATTTTCACTCTTTAAGGGTGAACTAGTAGAGGTTCAGACCAAAAAAACCAAAACAAAAAAAGCTAAAAATATTGTAGGATATTTTGTTTTTGCACATAGTGCAACAGGTGCAATCATTCTTAGAAGTCATGACAATTCTGAAAAAGACGGCTTCAAGAGAAGTGCTTCAGGTAGTTGCGAAATGAGTTTGGGTATTCAAAATGTTGAGTATGTAAAAAAATATCAAGTTGATGCCTTAGGCAACAGACATGAAGTCAAACAAGAGCCAAGAATGGCAATGGTAACAGCAAAAAGAAAAGAACACATTAAAGCAAAAGCCAATGTTGCTATTGGGTTTTAA
- the lpxD gene encoding UDP-3-O-(3-hydroxymyristoyl)glucosamine N-acyltransferase: protein MTYPLSKIAKELNLDFNGDDIDIEGIHTLSEATPSQLSFFNNDKKYEVQLPLTKAGAVLIDIKYADLLPESTIALITDEPYLKLAEASRLFTYIPSTQTDKPRQGKGCDIDISVTFGKNVMLGNNVVIMAGCYLGDDVVVGDNTLLYPNVTLYYGTKVGSDSIIHSGTVIGCDGYGFAHTKQGEHIKIYQNGHVVIEDHVEIGANCTIDRAVFGTTVIRKGTKLDNLIQIAHNCDVGECSLIAAQVGLAGSTTLRRNVVMGGQSASAGHLEVGAFATIAGKGGVTKSLEGGKTYAGFPAIEIRLWRRMQATLMRLIKK from the coding sequence ATGACCTATCCACTCTCGAAGATAGCAAAAGAGCTTAACCTTGATTTTAATGGTGATGATATTGATATAGAGGGCATTCACACCCTAAGTGAAGCAACACCTTCTCAGCTCAGTTTTTTTAATAATGATAAGAAGTATGAGGTACAACTTCCTTTAACAAAAGCAGGAGCAGTATTGATCGATATTAAGTATGCAGACCTGCTTCCAGAATCGACCATTGCACTTATTACTGATGAGCCCTACTTAAAGTTAGCAGAAGCTTCAAGACTTTTTACCTATATCCCTTCTACACAGACAGATAAACCACGTCAGGGAAAAGGGTGTGATATTGATATTTCGGTGACATTTGGTAAAAACGTTATGTTGGGAAACAATGTAGTTATTATGGCGGGTTGCTATCTTGGTGATGATGTTGTAGTAGGGGACAATACACTACTGTATCCCAATGTAACACTCTATTATGGTACAAAAGTGGGTAGTGACTCTATTATTCATAGTGGTACAGTCATTGGATGTGATGGCTATGGATTTGCACACACGAAACAAGGAGAACATATCAAGATCTATCAGAATGGGCATGTAGTTATTGAAGATCATGTAGAGATTGGTGCTAATTGTACTATTGATCGAGCAGTATTTGGTACAACAGTTATTCGCAAAGGCACCAAGCTAGATAATCTTATTCAAATTGCACATAATTGTGATGTGGGAGAATGTTCATTGATAGCGGCACAAGTAGGGCTTGCTGGTTCTACAACCTTAAGAAGAAATGTGGTTATGGGTGGACAGAGTGCTTCAGCAGGACACCTTGAAGTGGGAGCCTTTGCAACAATAGCAGGTAAAGGAGGAGTAACTAAATCACTTGAAGGGGGTAAGACCTATGCTGGTTTCCCTGCCATTGAAATCCGACTTTGGAGACGCATGCAAGCAACATTAATGCGTTTGATTAAAAAATAA
- the trmA gene encoding tRNA (uridine(54)-C5)-methyltransferase TrmA, whose product MVCKHFGNCGSCSLYALDYATQLKEKKETVEKCLSPFYNGMLEVFDSPDSHYRARAEFRIWHEENQCSYAMGNMNRNGAVSIEACLKVIKPIEKRMWRLLEEINASQEVLKHKLFAVEFLATTTDECLITMLYHRKLDEVWQAEAKILEDLLHAKVMGRSRKQKVVISNEFVTEKLNIDGRTYAYVQYEGGFTQPNPWVNIKMVEWAITQAKKVGGGDFLEAYCGLGNFTLPLSRYFRKVLATEISKRSIYAALENCKQNGIDNITFVRLASEEMTEALSGVREFFRLKEVDLPTYNFSTVLVDPPRAGLDEGTMRLISGLEYIIYISCNPKTLVRDLETLVQTHTVIDAAMFDQFPHTEHVESGVFLQRK is encoded by the coding sequence GTGGTATGTAAACATTTTGGAAACTGTGGTTCATGTAGTCTGTATGCACTGGACTATGCAACACAGCTAAAAGAGAAAAAAGAGACAGTAGAAAAATGCCTTTCTCCGTTTTATAACGGTATGCTTGAAGTATTTGATTCACCAGATTCTCACTATCGTGCCCGTGCAGAATTTCGTATTTGGCATGAAGAAAATCAGTGTAGTTATGCGATGGGAAATATGAATCGTAATGGAGCAGTGAGCATTGAAGCGTGTTTAAAGGTTATCAAGCCTATTGAAAAACGTATGTGGAGACTACTAGAAGAGATTAATGCCTCACAAGAGGTGCTTAAACACAAACTTTTTGCTGTGGAGTTTCTTGCAACTACGACAGATGAGTGTCTTATTACGATGCTTTACCATCGTAAACTCGATGAAGTGTGGCAAGCAGAAGCAAAAATACTTGAAGATCTACTCCACGCTAAAGTGATGGGGCGCAGTCGTAAACAAAAGGTAGTGATCTCCAATGAGTTTGTTACTGAGAAGCTCAATATAGATGGTAGAACTTATGCTTATGTGCAATATGAAGGTGGTTTTACCCAGCCTAATCCTTGGGTGAATATAAAGATGGTTGAGTGGGCAATTACACAAGCAAAGAAGGTAGGAGGTGGAGATTTTCTTGAAGCCTACTGTGGGCTAGGGAACTTTACACTACCACTTTCACGCTATTTTCGCAAAGTATTGGCAACTGAGATTAGTAAACGTTCTATTTATGCAGCATTGGAGAACTGTAAACAAAATGGTATTGATAATATTACGTTTGTTAGACTTGCATCTGAAGAGATGACAGAAGCACTTAGCGGTGTACGAGAGTTTTTTAGGCTCAAAGAAGTTGATCTTCCAACATATAACTTTTCGACCGTATTGGTTGATCCGCCACGTGCAGGGCTAGATGAAGGTACCATGAGACTGATTTCTGGTTTAGAGTATATTATCTATATCTCTTGTAACCCTAAAACACTAGTACGTGATTTAGAGACATTGGTGCAGACGCATACAGTTATTGATGCTGCAATGTTTGACCAGTTCCCACACACAGAGCATGTAGAAAGTGGTGTATTTCTTCAAAGAAAATAG